From Pseudarthrobacter equi, a single genomic window includes:
- a CDS encoding Dps family protein has product MKASPTLTNNLQAVLADLIELHIQGKQAHWNIVGTNFRDLHLQLDEIVDAARQFADDTAERMRALHALPDGRSSTVSKSTALAEFPEGLISTKDAIERIVAAMEAAVGTMRKVHDEVDEEDPTSADLLHEFIAKLEQFAWMVNAETMKPTASVTAPDEK; this is encoded by the coding sequence ATGAAAGCTTCACCGACCCTGACCAACAACCTGCAGGCCGTACTCGCCGACCTGATCGAGCTGCACATCCAGGGCAAGCAGGCGCACTGGAACATTGTGGGCACCAATTTCCGGGACCTCCACCTGCAGCTGGATGAGATCGTTGACGCCGCCCGCCAGTTCGCCGATGACACCGCCGAGCGCATGCGGGCCCTCCACGCGCTGCCTGATGGCCGCAGCTCCACTGTGTCGAAGTCGACCGCCCTGGCGGAGTTTCCCGAGGGCCTGATCAGCACCAAGGACGCCATCGAGCGGATCGTTGCAGCCATGGAGGCAGCGGTGGGCACCATGCGCAAGGTCCATGACGAGGTGGATGAGGAGGATCCCACCAGCGCAGACCTGCTGCACGAGTTCATTGCCAAGCTGGAGCAGTTCGCTTGGATGGTGAACGCCGAGACGATGAAGCCGACCGCCAGCGTCACCGCGCCTGACGAAAAGTAG
- a CDS encoding APC family permease — protein MTEALRTSPTAARGQQLPGSGDITAKGLKGGQLGLLAVVVLGISTIAPAYTLTSALGPTVNEAGLQLPVIFLIGFIPMILVSLAYRELNADSPDSGTTFTWVSKAFGPWVGWMGGWGLLAANIIVLSNLAGVAVDFFYLFLSQLTGSPELADLADNKALNVLTCLVFVALAVWVSYRGLHTTKVVQYGLVGFQLLVLGLFVAMAFANWSTSETAIPFSWEWFDVTRIETFGQVAAGISLSIFVYWGWDVCLTVNEETANGKKTAGVAGTLTAVIVLAIYLLVSIATMMFAGVGDTGNGLNNAENHENIFTALASPIMGPFAILMSLAVLSSSAASLQSTFMSPSRSLLAMAHYGALPEPFSRVSRKFATPGFATVAAGVMSAGFYAVMHVVSENVLNDTILALGLMICFYYGLTALACAWYFRHSLFTSARHFLLRLLCPVLGGVGLFVVFFQTAVDSLAPEFGSGSEIFGVGLVFILGVGILALGAVFMLIMARVRPAFFRGETLRKDTPALVVPE, from the coding sequence ATGACAGAAGCACTCCGCACCAGCCCCACCGCCGCGCGGGGCCAGCAATTGCCCGGCAGCGGCGACATTACCGCCAAGGGACTGAAGGGCGGGCAGCTGGGGCTCCTCGCCGTCGTGGTCCTGGGAATTTCCACGATCGCCCCCGCCTACACCCTGACCAGCGCGCTGGGACCCACCGTCAATGAAGCCGGACTCCAGCTGCCCGTGATTTTCCTGATCGGTTTCATCCCGATGATCCTGGTCTCGCTGGCCTACCGGGAACTCAACGCCGATTCACCGGACAGCGGCACCACTTTCACCTGGGTCAGCAAGGCGTTTGGCCCTTGGGTCGGCTGGATGGGCGGGTGGGGGCTCCTGGCAGCCAACATCATCGTGCTGTCCAACCTCGCCGGCGTGGCCGTCGACTTCTTCTACCTCTTCCTGTCCCAGCTCACCGGCTCACCGGAACTCGCGGACCTCGCGGACAACAAGGCCCTGAACGTCCTGACCTGCCTGGTGTTCGTCGCCCTCGCTGTCTGGGTCAGCTACCGCGGCCTGCACACCACCAAGGTGGTGCAGTACGGCCTGGTGGGATTCCAACTGCTGGTACTCGGCCTGTTCGTCGCCATGGCCTTCGCCAACTGGTCCACCTCGGAGACCGCCATCCCCTTCAGCTGGGAATGGTTCGACGTCACCAGGATCGAGACCTTCGGCCAGGTGGCCGCAGGAATTTCCCTCTCCATCTTCGTGTACTGGGGCTGGGACGTCTGCCTCACGGTGAACGAGGAAACAGCCAACGGCAAGAAAACGGCCGGCGTGGCCGGCACCCTGACCGCCGTCATTGTCCTGGCCATCTACCTGCTGGTGAGCATCGCCACCATGATGTTCGCCGGCGTCGGCGATACCGGCAACGGGCTGAACAACGCAGAGAACCACGAGAACATCTTCACCGCGCTGGCCTCCCCCATCATGGGCCCGTTCGCCATCCTGATGTCCCTGGCAGTGCTCTCCAGCTCGGCCGCGTCCCTGCAGTCCACCTTCATGTCCCCGTCCCGCAGCCTCCTGGCGATGGCCCACTACGGTGCCCTGCCTGAACCCTTCAGCCGGGTCAGCCGGAAGTTCGCGACGCCGGGCTTCGCCACCGTCGCTGCCGGCGTCATGTCCGCGGGGTTCTACGCCGTGATGCATGTGGTCAGCGAGAACGTCCTCAATGACACCATCCTGGCCCTGGGCCTGATGATCTGCTTCTACTACGGCCTGACGGCACTTGCCTGCGCCTGGTACTTCCGGCACAGCCTCTTCACCAGCGCCCGCCATTTCCTGTTGCGGCTGCTGTGCCCGGTGCTGGGCGGCGTGGGCCTGTTCGTCGTGTTCTTCCAGACCGCCGTGGACAGCCTCGCCCCCGAGTTCGGCAGCGGCTCCGAAATCTTCGGTGTGGGACTGGTGTTCATCCTCGGCGTCGGCATCCTGGCGCTCGGCGCGGTGTTCATGCTGATCATGGCCCGGGTACGCCCCGCCTTCTTCCGCGGCGAAACGCTCCGGAAAGACACCCCGGCCCTGGTGGTCCCGGAGTAA